The Corynebacterium poyangense genome includes a window with the following:
- a CDS encoding NCS2 family permease: MKAGLDRYFHITERGSTLATEIRAGVVTFFAMAYIVILNPLILGTVPDHTGYRLGIPQVAAATALAAGVMTIAFGLIARYPFGIAAGLGINTMLAVTMVSGEGLTWPEAMGLVVIDGVVIVILAVTGFRTAVFQAIPSSMKAAIGVGIGLFIAMIGLVDSGFVRRVPDTAKTTVPVSLGIDGSISSWPTLVFVLGLIICGALVVRNVKGGLFIGIVLTTIIAMIVEAFTHAGPSVLPNGDPNPRGWSLAIPGIPDSLGGIPDLSIVGHVDVVGAFLRVGALTATLLVFTLVLANFFDAMGTMTALGKQGRLVDAEGNLPDLKKALVVEGAGAIVGGAASASSNTVFADSAAGVGDGARTGLANVVTGVLFLLAMFLTPLYEIVPIEAAAPVLVVVGAMMIAQIGDIEWTRFDIALPAFLTIVVMPFTYSIANGIGVGFISFTLMSVAAGKARHVHWIMWLVSALFVVFFAADPIMDVLG; this comes from the coding sequence ATGAAAGCCGGCCTTGATAGGTATTTTCACATCACAGAACGTGGGTCCACCTTAGCTACCGAAATCCGGGCTGGGGTGGTGACATTCTTCGCTATGGCGTACATCGTCATCCTGAACCCACTGATTTTAGGAACAGTTCCAGACCACACCGGCTATCGCCTAGGGATTCCGCAAGTTGCTGCTGCTACCGCATTAGCCGCCGGAGTTATGACCATAGCTTTCGGTCTCATAGCTCGTTACCCCTTTGGTATTGCCGCCGGGCTCGGAATTAACACCATGCTGGCAGTCACCATGGTCAGCGGAGAAGGCCTAACCTGGCCTGAAGCCATGGGGTTGGTGGTCATCGACGGGGTGGTGATTGTCATTTTGGCGGTCACAGGTTTTAGAACAGCGGTATTCCAAGCTATTCCCTCCTCAATGAAAGCCGCGATCGGGGTAGGAATTGGTCTTTTTATCGCGATGATCGGACTGGTAGACAGCGGTTTTGTGCGACGTGTTCCTGATACCGCGAAAACCACAGTTCCGGTGAGTTTAGGTATTGATGGTTCAATTTCATCTTGGCCCACTCTTGTGTTCGTGTTGGGGCTTATTATTTGTGGCGCGTTGGTGGTGCGCAATGTCAAGGGTGGATTATTCATTGGCATAGTTCTCACCACAATCATCGCGATGATCGTCGAAGCCTTTACCCATGCCGGTCCCTCGGTGTTGCCCAACGGGGACCCCAATCCTCGTGGCTGGTCCCTGGCTATTCCCGGCATTCCGGATTCCTTAGGAGGAATTCCCGACCTATCTATTGTCGGACATGTCGATGTGGTTGGGGCTTTTCTCAGAGTGGGTGCATTAACCGCTACTCTTCTGGTTTTTACCCTGGTATTAGCGAATTTTTTTGACGCCATGGGAACGATGACTGCGCTGGGTAAACAAGGACGCCTAGTAGATGCTGAGGGAAATCTTCCGGACTTGAAAAAAGCACTGGTGGTAGAGGGGGCCGGTGCCATTGTTGGCGGTGCTGCTTCGGCAAGCTCCAACACTGTTTTCGCTGATTCCGCCGCCGGCGTGGGAGATGGTGCGCGCACTGGTTTAGCCAACGTGGTTACTGGAGTTCTTTTCCTATTGGCGATGTTTCTGACTCCGCTTTATGAGATTGTTCCCATCGAAGCTGCTGCCCCAGTGTTAGTCGTGGTCGGAGCGATGATGATAGCTCAGATCGGAGATATTGAATGGACTCGATTCGACATCGCTCTCCCCGCCTTTTTAACCATCGTGGTCATGCCTTTTACCTATTCCATCGCTAATGGAATAGGAGTAGGGTTTATCTCTTTTACCCTCATGTCCGTTGCAGCGGGAAAGGCGCGACACGTCCACTGGATCATGTGGCTAGTATCAGCGCTATTCGTCGTGTTTTTTGCGGCTGACCCGATTATGGACGTGCTGGGATAA
- a CDS encoding TrmH family RNA methyltransferase: MPLRRITISDPADPRLDDIRNLNSSDRRPDLPGGKGLVIAEGPLVVGRLLESAYPVRQLVGFPHRLDSFLAEHPLSGDLPIYEVSREVLAEAAGFDMHRGLLATADRIPLPSVSTIIDHARTVVVLEGVGDHENIGSIFRNSAGLGIDGVLFGAGCADPLYRRSVRVSMGHVLRVPWARLEGKSTTWQRSLDVLRDRGFRLISLTPDEAAVPLSQAMVDDNHQPWSKVALLVGAEGPGLSEHAMRATDIRARIPMAPNTDSLNVATAAAVACWERVRTRF; the protein is encoded by the coding sequence ATGCCACTGCGACGTATAACCATCAGTGATCCAGCCGATCCTCGTTTGGATGACATTCGAAATTTGAATAGTTCGGATCGACGCCCAGATCTACCAGGTGGAAAGGGGCTAGTTATTGCCGAAGGACCTCTGGTTGTTGGGCGATTGCTGGAGTCCGCCTACCCGGTGCGTCAGCTGGTTGGTTTTCCTCATCGGCTTGATAGTTTCCTTGCTGAACATCCGCTATCCGGGGATCTGCCGATATATGAGGTGAGTCGCGAGGTCCTTGCCGAAGCTGCTGGCTTTGATATGCATCGCGGGCTTTTGGCAACGGCGGACCGGATTCCCTTGCCTTCGGTTTCTACAATTATTGATCATGCTCGTACCGTGGTGGTCCTTGAAGGGGTAGGGGACCATGAGAATATCGGTTCTATTTTTCGGAATTCCGCGGGTTTAGGAATTGACGGGGTGTTATTTGGAGCTGGTTGTGCCGATCCGCTTTATCGTCGATCAGTTCGGGTATCTATGGGGCATGTGTTGAGAGTTCCGTGGGCCAGATTGGAAGGCAAATCTACTACCTGGCAGCGAAGTCTTGATGTACTGCGAGATCGCGGTTTTCGTCTTATTTCCTTAACCCCTGATGAAGCAGCAGTCCCTCTTTCTCAGGCGATGGTCGATGATAATCATCAACCTTGGTCAAAAGTGGCTCTACTGGTCGGGGCAGAAGGGCCGGGGTTGAGCGAACATGCCATGCGCGCTACCGACATCAGAGCGCGGATTCCTATGGCCCCCAACACTGATTCACTCAATGTGGCCACCGCCGCCGCAGTAGCCTGTTGGGAAAGAGTAAGAACCAGATTCTAA
- a CDS encoding cold-shock protein: MPVGKVKWYDPERGFGFVSHPGHEDVFVAQQVLPQGVKELHAGDRIEFDFAEGRPSPKALRVVLLESARSRRNKKRQHTPEELNSMIADVMTLLEGIQPDLQRGHYPEGKEGHQIAGILRAVARELDS; this comes from the coding sequence GTGCCAGTCGGCAAAGTGAAGTGGTACGACCCCGAACGCGGTTTCGGGTTTGTTTCCCATCCCGGACATGAGGATGTCTTTGTCGCCCAGCAGGTTCTTCCCCAGGGAGTTAAGGAACTCCATGCTGGAGACCGAATTGAATTCGATTTTGCAGAAGGACGCCCAAGTCCTAAAGCATTACGGGTGGTGCTTTTAGAATCGGCTCGATCTCGTCGAAACAAAAAACGCCAGCATACTCCGGAAGAGTTGAATAGCATGATTGCGGATGTGATGACTCTGCTTGAGGGTATTCAGCCTGATTTACAGCGCGGTCATTACCCTGAGGGGAAAGAAGGCCACCAAATAGCGGGCATTTTGCGGGCAGTCGCACGGGAGTTAGATTCCTAA
- a CDS encoding DUF2771 domain-containing protein, with protein sequence MARSRQAKKKSLIQVLALVVAAVIVIVAVIVAQNWWNNRPDPEPRDVSINATVGDRSIEISPYQICEAGVPCPEGDIPSLEVGPDEELTLEIPRAIYNHDWSVVTIYDNPAANDQSNHGPYDTTSLALQGSKDPLEKGGERPRLVVVEITSMMIGHNDQGEETVYQTVWSLNARGADALGK encoded by the coding sequence ATGGCCCGATCTCGGCAAGCAAAGAAGAAATCTCTCATCCAAGTTCTGGCTTTAGTGGTAGCCGCAGTGATTGTGATTGTGGCGGTCATTGTTGCTCAGAACTGGTGGAATAATCGTCCAGATCCAGAACCACGTGACGTCTCTATTAACGCCACGGTTGGGGATCGAAGCATCGAGATTTCGCCCTACCAAATTTGCGAAGCCGGGGTCCCTTGCCCCGAAGGTGATATTCCGAGCCTGGAAGTAGGGCCCGACGAGGAGCTGACCCTCGAAATTCCTCGCGCCATTTATAACCACGACTGGTCCGTAGTCACCATTTATGACAATCCAGCCGCAAATGACCAAAGCAACCATGGCCCCTATGACACAACCTCCCTCGCTCTCCAGGGATCTAAAGATCCGTTGGAAAAGGGAGGGGAGCGTCCTCGCTTAGTAGTCGTCGAAATTACCTCGATGATGATTGGCCACAATGACCAAGGTGAAGAAACGGTGTACCAAACGGTGTGGTCATTAAACGCCCGCGGAGCGGACGCATTGGGCAAATAA
- a CDS encoding citrate synthase, which translates to MASENKDKAVLHYPGGEFEMDIKKATEGNDGVDLSKLLNETGLVTFDPGYVSTGSTESKITYIDGANGILRHRGYDIADLAENATFNEVSYLLIKGELPNADELAAFNNEIRHHTLLDEDFKSQFRVFPRNAHPMSVLASSVNILSTYYQDQLNPLDEAQLDKATVRLMAKVPMLAAYAYRASKGVPYMYPDNSLNARENFLRMMFGYPTEPYEVDPVMVKALDKLLILHADHEQNCSTSTVRMIGSAQANMFVAVAGGINALSGPLHGGANQAVLEMLQEIHENGGDATDFMNRVKNKEKGVRLMGFGHRVYKNYDPRAAIVKKTAHEVLDHLGGDHLLDLAMQLEEIALADDYFIQRKLYPNVDFYTGLIYRAMGFPTDFFTVLFAIGRLPGWIAHYREQLEMNTKINRPRQIYTGETLRSITPRDQR; encoded by the coding sequence GTGGCTTCTGAGAATAAGGATAAGGCTGTACTTCATTACCCCGGTGGCGAGTTCGAGATGGACATCAAGAAGGCCACTGAGGGCAATGATGGTGTCGACCTAAGCAAGCTTCTAAACGAAACTGGACTAGTTACCTTTGATCCGGGATACGTCAGCACCGGTTCCACTGAATCCAAGATCACCTATATTGACGGTGCCAACGGAATTCTGCGTCACCGTGGTTACGACATTGCTGATTTGGCGGAAAACGCCACTTTCAACGAGGTTTCTTACCTGCTGATCAAGGGTGAGCTTCCGAATGCTGACGAACTCGCGGCGTTTAATAATGAAATCCGTCATCACACCCTGTTGGATGAAGATTTTAAATCTCAGTTCCGGGTGTTCCCGCGTAATGCTCACCCGATGTCGGTGTTGGCTTCTTCGGTGAATATTCTTTCCACCTATTACCAGGATCAATTAAATCCTTTGGACGAAGCTCAGCTAGATAAAGCTACGGTGCGTCTCATGGCCAAGGTGCCAATGTTGGCTGCTTATGCTTATCGGGCATCTAAGGGCGTTCCTTATATGTACCCGGATAACTCCCTGAATGCGCGGGAGAACTTTTTGCGGATGATGTTTGGTTATCCGACTGAGCCTTATGAAGTAGATCCGGTGATGGTGAAGGCACTTGATAAGTTGCTTATCCTTCACGCGGACCATGAGCAGAACTGCTCCACATCCACTGTACGGATGATTGGTTCTGCTCAAGCGAATATGTTTGTGGCTGTTGCCGGTGGTATTAACGCCTTGTCTGGTCCGCTGCACGGTGGAGCTAACCAGGCTGTTCTGGAAATGCTTCAGGAAATTCATGAAAATGGTGGCGACGCCACTGACTTCATGAATCGGGTGAAGAATAAGGAAAAGGGTGTCCGGCTCATGGGCTTCGGTCACCGGGTTTATAAGAATTACGATCCGCGTGCCGCCATTGTGAAAAAGACTGCTCACGAGGTTCTGGATCATTTGGGTGGGGATCACCTGCTGGATCTGGCTATGCAGCTGGAAGAAATTGCCTTGGCAGATGATTACTTCATCCAGCGCAAGCTCTACCCGAATGTTGATTTCTACACAGGTTTGATCTACCGAGCCATGGGCTTCCCGACGGACTTCTTTACCGTCTTGTTTGCTATTGGTCGTCTTCCGGGCTGGATTGCTCACTACCGCGAGCAACTGGAAATGAATACCAAGATCAACCGTCCTCGCCAGATTTACACGGGTGAAACCTTGCGGAGCATTACCCCGCGTGACCAGCGTTAA
- a CDS encoding glutaminyl-peptide cyclotransferase has product MRQSTPRFATRGFGGVLLASLFLLSSCQVSPSPPSAPPVELLKPTVIQSFPFDKSSFTQGLEAESSDTLLIGTGQKGQSRVYRSTLAGQELQSSPIDPEIFGEGITRTDSAIWQLTWKDHQLIQRDVDTLMPVRRLPLPTEGWGICHQESGIYYSDGSSIVRRLNPDTLTVEEQVNVTQAGQPVPGLNELECVGNDIWANVFPTHRIVRIDSHTGAVTASVDASNLLSHADPDPNNVLNGIAFLPESGHFLLSGKRWPQLYEVRMDPVSPEN; this is encoded by the coding sequence ATGCGACAATCCACCCCTCGTTTCGCGACCCGGGGTTTCGGTGGCGTTCTCCTAGCTTCGCTCTTTCTCCTTAGCTCCTGCCAGGTGTCTCCCTCACCCCCTTCAGCCCCACCGGTAGAGCTCCTCAAGCCCACGGTGATCCAGTCTTTCCCCTTTGATAAGAGTAGCTTCACCCAAGGCCTAGAAGCAGAGTCATCCGACACACTGCTCATAGGCACTGGACAAAAGGGTCAGTCACGGGTTTATCGCAGCACCCTAGCCGGACAAGAGCTTCAATCCAGCCCTATTGATCCTGAGATTTTTGGCGAAGGTATCACCCGCACCGACTCCGCAATCTGGCAATTAACGTGGAAAGACCACCAGCTGATTCAACGAGACGTGGACACCCTCATGCCGGTCCGCCGGCTTCCACTGCCTACCGAGGGCTGGGGTATCTGCCACCAGGAGTCCGGAATTTATTATTCCGACGGCAGCTCTATTGTGCGCCGGCTTAATCCAGATACCCTCACCGTAGAAGAACAGGTGAACGTAACCCAGGCAGGACAGCCGGTTCCGGGGCTTAACGAGTTGGAATGCGTCGGCAACGACATCTGGGCAAATGTCTTTCCCACTCATCGCATAGTCAGAATAGATTCCCACACCGGAGCGGTAACAGCCAGCGTCGATGCTAGCAATTTACTCTCCCACGCTGATCCCGACCCAAATAATGTTCTTAATGGAATTGCGTTCCTCCCCGAGAGCGGGCATTTTCTGCTCAGCGGCAAGCGATGGCCACAGCTTTATGAAGTCCGAATGGATCCCGTTTCTCCAGAGAACTAA
- a CDS encoding DUF6928 family protein: MTFPGMSNLSDKSKEYHQPVNTTVTLWFLSTADPSAVLEKEPQADRGFGRKYLAQLNPSWPVTSIGQFPLNRSVPASSGEFYIAGYGRVSVVQTFLENCSHLSDIDPRLLNSLPADTVIAVARGGTGRWEEFGGFARWEQGELKRSLCATREELFEDVGLPYPFESPFWAGERAEQLGGISLPFNPQDLVAEAETQWLGVPITPEGPDIPVAAFAVDGRPAPRVDGSAHRILPKPGQGDASTSAGDSAEKQYLPAAYDDYEEHRRQLTTGDDIARIAEASAVVARRLGKSTVRGVRTVVHRLQEKLRHIDRS, translated from the coding sequence ATGACCTTCCCCGGCATGAGCAACCTCTCCGATAAGTCCAAGGAATATCATCAACCGGTCAACACCACCGTGACCTTGTGGTTTCTTTCTACCGCTGACCCCTCGGCAGTTTTAGAGAAAGAACCCCAGGCTGACCGCGGATTTGGCCGCAAATATCTAGCGCAGCTTAACCCATCCTGGCCGGTGACAAGTATCGGGCAATTTCCACTTAACCGTTCCGTCCCAGCCTCCAGCGGCGAATTCTATATCGCCGGATATGGTCGAGTCAGCGTGGTTCAAACTTTCCTGGAAAATTGTTCCCACCTGTCTGACATTGACCCTCGTCTCTTGAACTCTCTTCCTGCCGACACAGTCATCGCAGTTGCTCGTGGTGGCACTGGCCGCTGGGAAGAATTCGGCGGATTTGCCCGTTGGGAACAGGGAGAACTCAAGCGCAGTCTGTGCGCCACCCGCGAGGAACTATTCGAAGACGTTGGACTTCCCTACCCATTTGAATCACCATTTTGGGCCGGTGAGCGCGCGGAACAATTAGGTGGCATTTCGCTACCTTTTAACCCTCAAGACCTGGTGGCCGAAGCTGAAACCCAGTGGCTCGGTGTTCCCATTACCCCAGAAGGTCCCGATATTCCGGTGGCAGCTTTCGCGGTTGATGGTCGCCCTGCTCCTCGAGTAGATGGTTCGGCTCACCGGATTTTGCCAAAACCTGGGCAAGGCGATGCGTCGACATCTGCGGGAGACAGTGCAGAAAAGCAGTATCTTCCCGCAGCATATGATGATTATGAAGAGCATCGTCGCCAACTCACTACAGGTGATGATATTGCTCGGATTGCTGAGGCCTCGGCTGTGGTGGCCCGACGCCTGGGCAAAAGCACGGTTCGCGGAGTACGCACTGTAGTTCACCGGCTGCAGGAAAAACTACGGCATATTGACCGCAGTTAA
- the serC gene encoding phosphoserine transaminase, translating to MSDSQITLTIPSHLQPADGRFGCGPSKVRPEQINAISAGATSIVGTSHRQAAVKNVVGSVREGLSNLFSLPDGYEIVLSLGGATAFWDAATFGLIKKRSGHLVYGEFSGKFATAAKKAPWLEDPTIIESAPGSAPQPEAIPDTDVLAWAHNETSTGAMVPVQRPSATDDTLVVIDATSGAGGLPVTMDQADVYYFSPQKCFASDGGLWLAAMSPAALERIASINADSQRFIPAFLNLQTAVENSRKNQTYNTPAVATLLMLDAQIQWMNEHGGLAGMVERTTQSSTILYQWADARPETTPFVRELENRSLVVGTIDFDDSIDGAALAKILRNNGILDVEPYRKLGRNQLRIGMFPAIDPEDVAKLTQSIDYVLDQGGART from the coding sequence ATGAGTGATTCACAGATCACCCTCACTATCCCTTCTCATCTCCAGCCCGCCGACGGACGTTTCGGGTGCGGGCCGTCAAAAGTTCGCCCCGAGCAAATCAATGCGATTTCCGCTGGGGCTACCTCTATTGTCGGAACATCACATCGACAGGCTGCCGTCAAGAACGTGGTGGGGTCAGTACGCGAAGGATTATCTAATCTATTCTCACTGCCGGATGGCTATGAAATTGTATTATCCCTGGGTGGGGCCACCGCTTTTTGGGACGCAGCAACCTTTGGGCTCATCAAGAAGCGCTCTGGACATTTAGTTTATGGCGAATTCTCCGGAAAGTTTGCCACCGCCGCAAAGAAAGCACCCTGGCTAGAAGATCCCACCATTATTGAATCTGCTCCTGGATCCGCTCCTCAGCCTGAGGCTATCCCCGATACAGATGTTTTAGCGTGGGCTCATAATGAAACCTCAACCGGTGCGATGGTTCCGGTTCAGCGTCCTTCGGCTACAGATGACACCCTCGTCGTTATCGACGCCACCTCCGGCGCGGGTGGTCTTCCCGTAACGATGGACCAGGCAGATGTCTACTACTTCTCACCTCAGAAATGCTTTGCCTCTGACGGTGGTTTGTGGCTGGCTGCCATGTCCCCAGCTGCTCTGGAAAGAATCGCCAGCATCAATGCAGATTCTCAACGCTTCATTCCAGCGTTTTTAAATCTTCAAACCGCGGTGGAAAATTCTCGTAAGAACCAGACTTATAACACCCCAGCCGTTGCCACCCTCTTGATGCTTGATGCCCAAATCCAATGGATGAATGAGCATGGCGGCCTGGCCGGCATGGTCGAACGGACTACCCAAAGCTCGACCATCTTGTACCAATGGGCCGACGCTCGTCCCGAAACTACCCCCTTTGTTCGCGAACTGGAGAACCGCTCCCTCGTGGTAGGCACCATCGACTTCGATGACTCGATCGATGGGGCAGCTCTGGCAAAAATCCTCCGCAACAACGGGATCCTCGACGTCGAGCCCTATCGGAAACTCGGCCGAAACCAGCTTCGGATCGGAATGTTCCCAGCTATTGACCCAGAAGATGTGGCGAAGCTGACTCAATCGATTGATTACGTCTTAGACCAAGGTGGTGCGCGCACCTAG
- a CDS encoding FKBP-type peptidyl-prolyl cis-trans isomerase translates to MEKPLIDVPTGPAPEDLVIEDLVLGEGEEAQPNDQVEVHYVGVDFETGQEFDSSWDRGQSINFPLNGLIQGWQEGIPGMKVGGRRKLVIPPEKAYGPANGAHPLGGRTLIFVIDLLKVGS, encoded by the coding sequence ATGGAAAAGCCCCTTATTGATGTCCCGACTGGCCCCGCCCCTGAGGATTTGGTCATCGAGGATCTAGTACTAGGAGAGGGGGAGGAAGCTCAGCCCAATGACCAGGTGGAGGTTCACTATGTAGGAGTGGACTTTGAAACTGGACAGGAATTCGATTCTTCGTGGGATCGCGGACAAAGCATCAACTTCCCGCTCAATGGCCTAATTCAAGGATGGCAAGAAGGAATTCCGGGGATGAAAGTGGGAGGCCGACGTAAGTTGGTGATTCCGCCAGAAAAGGCCTATGGGCCCGCTAATGGAGCTCACCCGCTGGGTGGTCGAACTCTTATTTTCGTCATTGACCTGCTTAAAGTAGGATCATAA
- the sepH gene encoding septation protein SepH, which translates to MRELFLVREESTPTSLVFRPAEPDSDDNSGTQFFLEVTPDLRAILLGPQPESDATTKDSSQPSVEPKSPSKEDKSASDSATVLHTTVPSRREPDPALSAPLTMRPREIQERIRSGASVAELAETMGVAESRVEAFAYPVLQERSRIAEMAKQSHPVRDDGPAKLTLFEVLATALAARGHDLAEATWDAFRETSGQWVVTVTWRAGLSENTAEWTLHNHTTSSATAVARNGIAADLTDPNFVQPVRTLTPISRWDDDRAASETMVTNAESPEEDSSEAESEDLSPTERTRDDIPAVKDSQEITEGEDLLQHPDPEHNPTKRRRRAVTPHWEDVLLGVRANTKRPRK; encoded by the coding sequence ATGCGTGAGCTTTTCCTCGTCCGCGAGGAATCTACCCCCACCTCGCTGGTCTTCCGGCCGGCGGAACCAGATAGCGACGATAATTCTGGCACTCAGTTTTTCTTAGAAGTCACTCCCGATCTTCGCGCTATTCTGTTAGGCCCCCAACCCGAGTCGGATGCCACTACGAAAGACAGCAGCCAGCCGAGCGTCGAGCCTAAAAGTCCAAGTAAAGAGGATAAATCGGCATCTGATTCCGCCACCGTACTACATACCACTGTCCCTAGTCGCCGGGAACCTGATCCCGCACTCTCTGCGCCACTAACAATGCGTCCACGTGAGATTCAAGAACGAATTCGCTCTGGGGCCAGCGTTGCTGAATTAGCGGAGACAATGGGAGTGGCAGAATCGCGAGTGGAAGCTTTTGCTTACCCTGTTTTACAGGAGCGCTCACGGATTGCCGAGATGGCTAAACAGTCCCACCCCGTCCGAGATGATGGCCCCGCTAAACTCACGTTATTTGAGGTTCTGGCTACCGCTCTCGCAGCCCGCGGGCATGATTTAGCAGAAGCTACCTGGGATGCTTTTCGTGAAACGTCCGGCCAATGGGTTGTTACGGTGACGTGGCGGGCAGGCCTCAGCGAAAATACCGCCGAGTGGACTTTGCATAATCACACCACCTCGTCGGCTACTGCGGTGGCCCGGAATGGGATAGCGGCGGATCTGACTGACCCGAATTTCGTACAACCGGTCAGGACCTTGACCCCCATTAGTCGATGGGACGATGACCGTGCTGCGTCTGAGACAATGGTGACAAACGCGGAGTCCCCCGAGGAGGATTCTTCTGAAGCGGAGAGCGAGGACCTTTCCCCCACCGAACGAACTCGTGATGATATTCCGGCAGTCAAAGACTCCCAGGAGATCACCGAAGGCGAGGACCTCCTCCAACATCCTGACCCTGAGCATAACCCCACCAAACGGCGCCGCCGTGCAGTCACACCTCACTGGGAAGATGTGCTCTTAGGGGTTCGAGCAAATACGAAACGCCCAAGGAAATAG